In a single window of the Candidatus Eisenbacteria bacterium genome:
- a CDS encoding TolC family protein: MKTIGARALALLALAAPALAAPAFAAKLTLDQAVARALEQSEEVRLTQAQLLDAKARVRSATSAAMPQINGSITYRHQIDSIFEPFAADSTLGAAFSKSSFGAVRDWTVALEASQLLFDGGKWNAALRGSKFYLSAATEQNREAISDLVYQVKAAYYQAVAARRLEEISVSSLKQAKEHEAQVALFHEQGTRAEYDLLRAQVDAANQEPAVVAARTAADLATFRLRELINLPRSEPIELVTPLEAADGTIPVLATASLAAPDRGMLAASEANVRLQEQALRAAKADRWPTLVASTSLQQQAFPQSEWPVPHDFVRNWDAQIRMNVPIFNGFRTEGEVQRAQAALHKAKAERDQSAQRVAVDVAQAKALLDQAGSQLAARRQTVRQATRAFELSEIRYTNGISTQLEVSDARLGMLLAQVRQVEGARDYLVALAGLERAIGKTLPVERKPLETLTYSVNVEAKTR, encoded by the coding sequence GTGAAGACCATCGGCGCTCGGGCGCTCGCGCTCCTGGCGCTCGCCGCGCCGGCGCTCGCCGCGCCGGCGTTCGCCGCGAAGCTGACGCTCGACCAGGCTGTCGCGCGCGCGCTCGAGCAATCGGAAGAAGTGCGTCTGACCCAGGCACAGCTCCTCGATGCCAAGGCGCGGGTGCGCTCGGCGACGTCGGCCGCGATGCCGCAGATCAACGGCAGTATCACCTACCGGCACCAGATCGACTCGATCTTCGAGCCCTTCGCCGCCGACAGCACGCTGGGCGCCGCCTTCTCGAAGTCGTCGTTCGGCGCCGTGAGGGACTGGACGGTCGCGCTCGAGGCGTCGCAGCTGCTGTTCGACGGCGGCAAGTGGAACGCCGCGCTGCGCGGCTCGAAGTTCTACCTGAGCGCCGCGACGGAACAGAACCGTGAAGCCATCTCCGATCTCGTCTACCAAGTGAAGGCCGCCTATTACCAGGCCGTGGCCGCCAGGCGGCTGGAAGAGATCTCGGTGAGCAGCCTGAAGCAGGCCAAGGAACACGAAGCGCAGGTGGCGCTCTTTCACGAGCAGGGCACCCGCGCCGAATACGACTTGCTGCGCGCGCAGGTGGACGCGGCGAATCAGGAGCCCGCGGTGGTCGCGGCGCGCACCGCGGCCGACCTGGCCACGTTCCGTCTGCGCGAGCTGATCAATCTGCCGAGGAGCGAGCCGATCGAGCTGGTCACGCCGCTCGAGGCTGCGGATGGAACCATCCCGGTGCTGGCGACGGCGTCACTCGCCGCGCCGGATCGCGGCATGCTCGCCGCCTCGGAAGCGAACGTGCGCCTGCAGGAGCAGGCGCTGCGCGCGGCCAAGGCCGACCGCTGGCCCACGCTCGTGGCTTCGACCAGCCTCCAGCAGCAGGCCTTTCCGCAGAGCGAATGGCCGGTGCCGCACGACTTCGTGCGCAACTGGGACGCGCAGATCCGCATGAACGTCCCGATCTTCAACGGCTTCAGGACCGAGGGCGAGGTCCAGCGGGCGCAGGCGGCGCTCCACAAGGCCAAGGCCGAGCGGGATCAGTCGGCGCAGCGTGTGGCGGTCGACGTGGCCCAGGCCAAGGCGCTGCTCGACCAGGCGGGGTCGCAGCTCGCGGCACGCCGCCAGACGGTGCGCCAGGCGACCCGCGCCTTCGAGCTCTCGGAGATCCGCTACACCAACGGAATCTCCACGCAGCTCGAAGTCTCGGACGCGCGCCTCGGCATGCTGCTGGCCCAGGTGCGGCAGGTGGAAGGCGCGCGTGACTATCTGGTGGCTTTGGCCGGCCTCGAGCGGGCGATCGGAAAGACCCTGCCGGTGGAACGCAAGCCGCTCGAAACACTGACCTATTCCGTGAACGTGGAGGCGAAGACCCGATGA
- a CDS encoding efflux RND transporter periplasmic adaptor subunit, which translates to MNTRMILRSLQGLAGLGLVLALAGCGSRGAATADGHGDPSVVLGPSDIAQVSVADLTEGVSVSGNLAPAMDARLISPFKDVIEQVLVKEGQHVAKGQVLARFRAGAIGPSAASAEAQRRVAESDVQRMKNLVEAGAVSKRDLESAQSALEAATANAALANERLADVTVRAPFAGVVAERHVKAGDRVGDGDPLFRVVNTAELEFEATVTAEHAASLAPGTPVALSVSGIPDGSISGRISRINATADPSTRQVRVYVTVPNKDRRLVGDQFASGRVVLREVRQAIAVPPAAIQTAAAGGSQVWVVENGKLAVRAVTLGLRDESQNLVQVQGPLSTGDTVVVASADGLTAGRSVQLPSQGK; encoded by the coding sequence ATGAACACGCGCATGATTCTTCGTTCGCTTCAGGGTCTCGCCGGTCTCGGCCTGGTTCTGGCGCTCGCCGGTTGCGGGAGCCGTGGCGCGGCCACCGCCGATGGCCACGGCGACCCCTCGGTCGTTCTCGGTCCCAGTGACATCGCTCAGGTGAGCGTCGCCGACCTGACCGAAGGCGTCTCGGTGTCCGGCAATCTGGCGCCCGCCATGGACGCCCGGCTGATCTCCCCGTTCAAGGACGTGATCGAGCAGGTGCTCGTCAAGGAAGGGCAGCATGTGGCCAAGGGCCAGGTGCTGGCGCGCTTCCGCGCCGGCGCCATCGGCCCCTCGGCGGCCAGCGCCGAAGCGCAGCGACGGGTCGCCGAGAGCGACGTGCAGCGCATGAAGAACCTCGTGGAAGCCGGCGCGGTCTCGAAGCGTGACCTCGAGAGCGCGCAGTCCGCGCTCGAAGCCGCGACGGCCAACGCCGCGCTGGCCAACGAGCGGCTCGCCGACGTCACCGTGCGCGCGCCGTTCGCGGGCGTGGTGGCCGAGCGGCACGTGAAGGCCGGCGACCGCGTGGGCGACGGCGATCCGCTGTTCCGCGTGGTCAACACCGCCGAGCTCGAGTTCGAAGCCACCGTCACCGCCGAGCATGCCGCATCGCTCGCGCCCGGGACGCCGGTGGCGCTCAGCGTCTCCGGCATTCCCGATGGCTCGATCTCGGGGCGGATCTCGCGCATCAACGCCACCGCCGATCCTTCCACCCGTCAGGTGAGGGTGTACGTGACGGTGCCGAACAAGGACCGTCGCCTGGTCGGCGACCAATTCGCCTCGGGGCGCGTGGTGCTGCGCGAAGTGCGCCAGGCGATCGCCGTGCCTCCAGCGGCGATCCAGACCGCCGCTGCCGGCGGGAGCCAGGTCTGGGTGGTCGAAAACGGCAAGCTCGCGGTGCGCGCCGTCACCTTGGGACTCAGGGACGAGTCCCAGAATCTCGTGCAGGTGCAGGGACCGTTGAGCACCGGTGACACCGTCGTCGTCGCCAGCGCCGACGGACTGACCGCGGGGCGGTCCGTCCAGCTCCCGAGCCAGGGGAAGTAG
- a CDS encoding TetR/AcrR family transcriptional regulator, with product MTDMELGRRERKKEETRQRIFQAALELFKQKGFEATTVDDITERADVAKGTFFNYYPRKESVVFDLCFEHLADVESHSESLGKKALPAVKQIVERMRYAAELYMNDRDLSRAMLLQLFKGSAPAPEGIEINQRAQNMMRALVERAQAAGEIRRDADPERATYVLRSIFFFTVLVWACAPNEPYDLSKELTARIRLALEGLAAAPGGAS from the coding sequence ATGACGGACATGGAGCTCGGCCGCCGCGAACGGAAGAAGGAAGAGACGCGCCAGCGAATCTTCCAGGCCGCCCTCGAGCTGTTCAAGCAGAAGGGCTTCGAAGCCACGACGGTCGACGACATCACCGAGCGCGCCGACGTCGCCAAAGGCACCTTCTTCAACTACTACCCGCGCAAAGAGTCGGTGGTCTTCGATCTCTGCTTCGAGCATCTCGCGGACGTCGAGAGCCACAGCGAGTCCCTCGGCAAGAAGGCGCTGCCCGCCGTGAAGCAGATCGTCGAGCGCATGCGCTACGCCGCGGAGCTGTATATGAACGACCGCGATCTCTCCCGCGCCATGCTGCTGCAGCTCTTCAAGGGCTCGGCCCCCGCCCCCGAGGGGATCGAGATCAACCAGCGCGCACAGAACATGATGCGCGCTCTCGTCGAGCGCGCGCAGGCCGCGGGTGAGATCCGGCGTGACGCCGATCCCGAGCGCGCCACCTACGTGCTGCGCTCGATCTTCTTTTTCACCGTGCTGGTGTGGGCCTGCGCTCCGAACGAGCCCTACGACCTGTCGAAGGAGCTCACCGCCCGGATCCGGCTCGCATTGGAAGGGCTGGCCGCGGCCCCGGGAGGTGCGTCGTGA
- a CDS encoding prolipoprotein diacylglyceryl transferase yields MIPDNLRIGPIPIHWFGIFLALAMAAAGWATSREFQRRGLEGKLAWDAAILGALGGVAGARLWVIFESWPAFIENPVRFIFTGGGLAWYGGLLGGTIALTLFFRRHSIPWLAGADAVAPALALGHAVGRIGCQVSGDGDWGTETKLPWGMAYPHAVVGWDYPPDVRVHPTPIYEMLAYLAIFAWLWRTRHRSEPSGRQFGRYLVLAGIARFLVEFVRINPRVALGLSVAQWVSLVLIVVGLGLLLKPRSSAVDSSQG; encoded by the coding sequence GTGATCCCGGACAACCTCCGCATCGGTCCGATCCCGATCCACTGGTTCGGCATCTTCCTGGCCCTGGCGATGGCCGCCGCGGGCTGGGCCACGTCCCGTGAGTTTCAGCGCCGCGGCCTCGAGGGCAAGCTGGCATGGGACGCGGCGATCCTGGGCGCGCTGGGCGGAGTCGCGGGCGCTCGTCTGTGGGTGATCTTCGAGAGCTGGCCGGCCTTCATCGAGAACCCGGTGCGTTTCATCTTCACGGGTGGCGGACTCGCGTGGTACGGCGGGCTCCTCGGCGGCACGATCGCTCTGACGCTCTTCTTCCGGCGGCATTCGATACCATGGCTGGCGGGGGCCGACGCCGTGGCGCCGGCGCTGGCGCTCGGACATGCGGTGGGTCGGATCGGGTGCCAGGTCTCGGGCGATGGCGACTGGGGGACCGAGACCAAGCTCCCCTGGGGCATGGCCTACCCGCACGCGGTGGTGGGCTGGGACTACCCCCCGGACGTGCGCGTCCACCCGACCCCGATCTACGAGATGCTGGCCTACCTCGCGATCTTCGCGTGGCTGTGGCGCACACGGCATCGGTCGGAGCCGAGCGGCCGTCAGTTCGGCCGCTACCTGGTGCTCGCCGGGATCGCACGATTCCTGGTCGAGTTCGTGAGGATCAACCCGCGAGTCGCGCTAGGACTCAGCGTGGCCCAATGGGTGAGCCTGGTGTTGATCGTCGTGGGGCTCGGTCTCCTGCTCAAGCCTCGGTCTAGCGCGGTGGACTCCAGCCAAGGCTAG